The genomic region acactCAACTAGATGCATACaagcaaaacaaaatcaacaatatGCATACAAGCAATACAGACAATTGACAAGATACACaagcaaaacttatattaacaagatacacacaaaaaatacgGACACTAAACCAGAGACAAACgtacaatgtaaacaattaattaGAGACACAAAGGCAAAAAAGCCAATCACCTAGAGACACGCAAGCAATACAGATAATTAACTAGATTAACGCAATCAGTACAGACAACCAACTAGATAAGACAACCAACTAGATACACACAAGCAATACAAGCAATCAATAGCATGCATacaagcaatacagacattcaaccAGAGACACACATGCAATACAGACAATCAACTAGAGACATACATGCAATACAGACAATCAACTAGAGACACACaagcaatacagacaatcaACTAGAAACACACATGGAATACATACAATCAACTAGAGACACACATGCAATACATACAATCAACTAGAGACCCACATGCAATTCAGACAATCAACTAGAGACACACAAGCAATACAGACAATTATTAATACACAAACATGCAATACAAACAACTAGCAGCATACGAATACACCTAACCAATACATATATTAACTGAATACACACACTCAAACAGACATTCACTTAGAAACACATTCAGtacttcattgtttattttttattgtgagCACGATTTATTATAGTTCACAAGGCATTAATCAGAAATTGTTCAGAATGGTGAAGAATTTCTATGTATCCCATGTATGGAAGTTTTAAACAAACAGGAGTCAATGTTTCATGTGGATTTATTTATGTGGAGATTTAAAACTGGAGATGGTCGTAGCACAATACCGACAACCCACTAGATGTGATAGTAGCACACTACGGACAACCAACTAGATGTGGTCGTAGCACAATACAAACAACCAACTAGATGTGGTCGTAGCACTATACAGACAACCAACTAGATGTTGTCGTAACACAGTATATACGACCAACTACATGTGGTCGTAATACAATACAGACAACCAACTAGATGTGGTCGTAACACAGTATAGACGACCAACTACGTGTGGTCGTAGCACAATACAGACAAACAACTAGATGTGGTCGTAACACAGTATAGACGACTAACTACATGTGGTCGTAGCACAATACAGATAACCAACAAGAGGTGGTCTAAGCACAATATAGGTATCCAACTAAAGATGGTCGTAGCACAATAGGGAATACCAACTAGATGTGTCCGTAGCACAATACAGACAACCAACTAGATGTGGTTGTAGCACAGTAATAAAAACACTAGAAGTGGTTGTAACAGAATACAGATAAACAATTAGAGGCAGTTTTAGCACAATACTGATGAATAAGGAGTGGTGGTCGTATAAAAGTTCATGCAACCTATTACTGGTCGTCGTAGCACAAGACAGACAACCAACTAGAGGTGTTCGAGTCACAATGTAGACTACCAACTAGAAGTGGTCGTAGACAATACAGACAACCCACAAGAGATGCTCGGAGGCATTACAGACAACTAACTAAATGTGGTCGTAATAAAATACAGACAACCAACTAGAGGTGGCCGTAGACAATACAGACAACCATCTAGAAGTGGTCGTAGATAATACAGACAACCAACTATAGGTGTTCGTAGACAATACAGACAACCAACTAGAGGTGATCGTAGCAAAATACAGACAAATAACTAGATGTGGTCGTAAtacaatattaattacttaGTATAGGTGGTCGTAGcgcaatacaaacaaaaaattagaGGTGGTCGTAGCACAATATAGACAACCAACTATATGTGGGCGTAGATAATACAGACAACAAACTATAGGTGGTCTTAGACAATACGGACAACCAACTAAATATGGTCGTTGACAATATAGAAAACCAACTAGAGATGGGCGTAGACAATACGGACAACAAATAAGAGGTGGTCGTAGCACAATATAGACAGACAACCAACTAGAGGTGGTCGTAGACAATACAGACAACAAACTACAGGTGGTCGTAGACAATACGGACAACTTGCTAGAGGTGGTCGTAGAAAATACAGACAACAAACGAGAGGTGATCGTAGACAATACGGACAACCAACTATATGTCGTAGCACAATACAGGCAACCAACTAGAGGTGGTCGTAGCACATTACAGACAACTAACTAAATATGGTCGTAATACAACATAAACTACCATCTACAGGTGGTCGTGGCACAATAGAGACAACCAACTAGAGATGGTCGTAACACACTACAGATACATAACTAGAGGTGGTCGTAGACAATACAGGTATGCATGGCCACAAACACACTGAAAATGATCATTGAAACAACTACAACGATGATTgcgttttgtttaattgaatattcATTCGTCTTTTATCCATCAACTTCATGCCTTCTTACAAACCGTTTCATTACGAGACGTTTACAATTTAGAGAAAAGAAGTAGAGTCAAGATACACTTTCTTCTTTTCCTGATCAAAGGAGtgcaaacatattaattaaGTCCAAATGCTCCAGATAACTGCTCCCCTTTCCTACaagtaataattataaaatgatacGGTGATACTCTCGCTAAAAGAAGACAGAAGGAGAACATATTTTGCccttatctattttttttatcacatattGAACAGCCATTAAACAATTAACatgattataatgttataaCAGACATTTGGTTTTCCTTCATTAATGTATCTATTGAtagttgttaaaatatatacatatatatgtagtgTTAAAGAACCTCActaaaagaatgaatgaaatattaataggtttacttaaaaaagaaaattttaaaacgAATACACAATAGAATAGTTGATTGTAGAGCATAGATCACAATGcgtttgacaaaaatataaagttgaaaTAGAAACCAAAAACTTACTTAAATGAGAACTCGAAACTGAAACACCCAATGTTCAATGCATTTTCCTTGATATTGATGTCGACCTTGAAATGGCCTTTCAGTCTGAAAGGCTGGGTGCCGAATGTCCATTTTATATGTGGTATCTGATATTTGCCCTGCAATGTAAGTTTTGCAGTATGCATATGGTTGAAGGCGTTTAATGAATCAATCAAACTTAAGTTTTTTCTATAGATAAGAATCAATCGTTTCCAACACTTGAGTTAATGCAATTCATAAAAATCAGTTATGACGTAAACATTAAGTactataatgatatataaagggtggcatgtttcaataaaaagcCCCAAAAAACgtttacaatatatatcaacaaaaaGATGGTGAACGGTTAATCGAatttacaacaaacaaaaaatccagAGGTTGTTTATAAGGTCCTATAATATTTTCCCTTTTTTTGCTCGTGGACTGTTAACACGTTCTTCATAAATGCAATTTTTGTTCGATTGTGTATCGAAGACCTACATCAGATTTAAAAGATGCAAACGTAGAAATTATATCGCGGAACTGCATGTATTTTATGAGGGATTTCAACAACACAATTAGGAAATTAATTATCCCACAAGAGGCTGACCTTTGTGAATAACAAAAGCCTTCAGTTCTGAGATTTGGGCAAATGAGAATATCCATGGAAAGGTATAGGTTATTTAACCTGTTCCACAAATCTTGAACAATATTCATCCCAAGAAAAAGTTTTCAAATGTCTCTTGTTTATTCAGAACATAATTGACGTAAgttttcaattgtattattcTAGAAATAAACAGATATTGTTCTGAAATGATAGAATTGCAATAACAATCGAACATTACGATGGCAGTGTAAATTTTTTATGCCACTTAGTTAACTCGTTGTTTGTTCCAAGAATTTGATTAAATCGATattattttccatgattttcttCAAAGGTTTTATTTGCAGTATATATTGAactaaagtatttattttaatttaactatGCTCCGACTTCTGAACAAgtgtgctaaaaatagaatttacATGGCATTCTTCtttagaaacatgttttatctTACTAAGCTGTTAATTggtaattgtttaaataatcaaaatattaaagagCAATACGATCAAGGCGTATTGTCTCATTGAAATCCTAAAACTCTTGCTATGCATTCAAGGATGTATTAAACAAATTCGATAACCTTTCATAACAAttcatttatgatattataCGGTTCGTTTAATTACATTAATGTAAGTTATTATTCAATAGTACTGTTTTAATTGAACTATTTTCAAGAactatttctcttttttttgaaaactgtttctATTATGGGAAGAAAACATTTCGTTAAGAAACTTATTACAAAAAGCTACGCGTCATATTTACTACAATAGAACGCAAGGTCCATTTTCAGAAACCATCTTAGTTGAAAACTGCaaaattaaaaagcaatattttgatttatttactttttcattgCAATGCATTTAAATCCAAGCACTTGCACCATGGTCTACATACATTTCACAACTTTACATCATAGTAAATAACAGACGTCCTTAATTCAACTTCCAAACAAGCCAATAACCAACTTCGTTGAACAATATCCTAATTGTGTCATGAAAACTGACCAAGTGTACGTACCATTGGCAAAGGGCATTTGCAGTTCCATGGCACACGTGCATCGCCTTCTAATTCCGTCACATTCACAGggcaatatgatatattttttctatcaAGAAGATCGCAGATGTCTGTCACATGACAAACATCCCACGGTAAAATGTAGCAAAGCTCTGTGTAGCCATCGGTAGACTCTATCAACACTGAGTTCAAGAGCTGCGAGAAAAAAGGAGATACAATGTACCAATCACTCTTATTATTCGCAATACTCTCTAGACTACCaacaaggcggtacctaacaatccttgataagcacatttagtgtttatatagtatatatactgCTGTTTGAAAagttgtgtgctgttgttccatgttccTTGATTACGAGGTTtcgtttttgtgttctatgtctttttcGTTTACCCAGTgacattaaacagggtttacttctaaacttttggctactgagcttgtttctgtagtttttcatataaaaaatgaaatttaccGACAAgcttaaacattattaaataatcttatttaaGTATAAGCAAAAGTCGGCTTTACCTTTCTGTGTTTACCTTTTGTCTTATAGGCACCGGTATATATTCACTGACGTCCTGAGACTCAGCTCAGAAATgtaaaattttaagtttaacaaaAAGGTACTCATGTCATTCCTTTGACAAAAGTTGATTGGATAATAATTACACAAATAATCTATGGAAATGTGTTCTATGATTGTATTGTAGATTATGTACCTTATCTTTAAAAACGATTGAGAGACCATTATTAACATGTTGTACTGATCATATAAAATTACGAAATCAATTGGCCATATTTAGATTGCCCTAACATAATTTCGAAAATAAGAGAGGCAGAGTTCAAACTGTTGTCAGAAAAATATttcgttataaaaaaaattcattgcCCTCTTGACTCGTTCTCGAATCGCAACTGACAAACATCAACCATACAAAGGCCACTcggattattattattattattattattattattattattattattattattattattattattattattataatgcgTTAAATGGCTCAAATGTACGGTAAATAATTGTGTTCATATTTGGAGGTCTTTACTCTGCATAACAAGTTGAACATTGTTCAATCgaacatattcattaaaatttgtACTATTGACAAAGTAATGGAGGTTTAAAAATGCATCGTGAACGACAAATGTTTACTTCAGGAAATTATCTATTGACAAtcgaaattgtttaaaatatagatACACGTGAAATGATACACCACTAGAAATTATCCGTAATCCGTTCGTAAGTATATGGAAAGTAAACACGTCAAGATAAACACTATAAAGTGTAATGGAAGTTGATtccttatgttttatttaaagaaatcaacTTACTGTTGATAAGAAACGTTGCATTAATCGAATTGATAACGAAACGTTTCTAACTGACACATTAAATAAAGTAATCTGTAGCTATTTATGTTCAgtgcaatttaataaaataacatgaatgaAAAAAGCTACACTGAATGGAAAGGTTATTCATACGCATCTTTAGTATGTGACAATCAACTATTAGCTGAAACTTTCCTTTGGGTCTCAGCTCCTTGGGCCATTATGAAAGTATTAAGTATATCATCGCATAATGGTTTGACACCACACAAGCATCAACCTCTCAGTATTGTACTTCACTACATAATCTCGTATCATTACGGTACATTAGTATCGGATCGTATGTTAAAGTATCTGTGCTGTAATGTGTTTATTAATCTCGAATAAGACATACCTCCAGTCTCTCCCCAATCATTAACCTTGTAGTATACCAAGACATACCTCCACTCTCGTCTCGTTTGCCACCACTCTTGTAATGGTGAAGCTGCCATTTACAGACAGGGTGGGGCCCACTTCTACATTATGCGGGTCTGGATGAAGGACTACGGGGTTGGGACTGAAGCTGATGTGGTGTCCCGTTATAACAGCTTCCGTTTTATTGCAGTTGGAAAATAGGGAATGGTTCTGCACGAAGTGTAATAATGCAAGTCATTACAGCgaagagaaaaaatatcatagtaCAATCATTATGTTGGAAACTTCTGATGtccaaaaatgtacaaataaaaatacaacttttgTAACTTTTGAATGGATTATCTTATCGGATCGCTTACACATTTATTATCTCATTCGAACCAAAGTTGAGATATTTCATAAAACTGATGACAATAACCAAGCAGTtctaattttttaaacaatctcTACCTAATGCACTATGTGTAACATGTCTGGTTTTATCTCTTCTAGTTGAACtcatttaatttagttttagcAAAACAATCAACAATCCACGACAATCTCTTGCAAAAAGTACTTTTGCATTCACGAAATCAATGTAATCAAGTGATATACTTTAACTTGTACTTCTATGTTTAAGATAACTTCATTCATGGCCAtggttataaatataatgttattgcaTATCACGTGAAAAGATGGGCGTTTACTTTTATGATTCATAAAAACTTACCGAAACAGAACTAAAATGACCATCCCTGTTGCATACTGAAAGTTCCCACAACAAAACTAGCATTAAGAACAA from Mya arenaria isolate MELC-2E11 chromosome 3, ASM2691426v1 harbors:
- the LOC128227099 gene encoding uncharacterized protein LOC128227099, producing the protein MDILVSLFLMLVLLWELSVCNRDGHFSSVSNHSLFSNCNKTEAVITGHHISFSPNPVVLHPDPHNVEVGPTLSVNGSFTITRVVANETRVELLNSVLIESTDGYTELCYILPWDVCHVTDICDLLDRKNISYCPVNVTELEGDARVPWNCKCPLPMGKYQIPHIKWTFGTQPFRLKGHFKVDINIKENALNIGCFSFEFSFKKGEQLSGAFGLN